Sequence from the Megalops cyprinoides isolate fMegCyp1 chromosome 4, fMegCyp1.pri, whole genome shotgun sequence genome:
GAGCTGACGTCTAAAAAACGGTGAGGTGAACTCCACAGGCCTTTTACTGCATGCCTGAAACTGAGAAGTGCCTGTAACTCCTAATTGTACTGTTTACATAGCTGCATTCAGCATTATTTGATACGATCtaataaacagttttaaattttGGTCTTTGTGTCAGTTGGTGTTGTGTTGTAGCACTGCTATTGAGACATTTCAGAACACATAGTCTGCAACTTTATAATGatggtgattattattattattattattagtagtagtagtagtattatcattattattattattattattgttattattattattattgttgttgttgttgttgttgttgttaaaatcACTGTATTTGGTGAACAAATtgttaaacataaaaatgtattaaaaattgGAATCAATACACAATGAAACCCATTTTCCTCCTGTCCTGCAGATACTACAATGAGTGCTTTCTTCAGAGCTCCTGTTTCCAAAGCCTCAATGTTTCTCTCAGGTGAGAAAAAGAACTGCTTTCccttcaaaatgaatgatgtgtatTGACGTGTACTAATGTGTCCTAAATACTAAcagtctctctgctgctgtgttttatttttaatgtatgtgaatgtaaaGACATCTaagaaaatatttgcttttgaaaatatacagaggGGTAGCATCACTCTGCATGTGcactttgtatgtgtgtgtttggaaacCGTAGCAACCAATCTTCACCTGGATAACTAAGGACATGATCGCCATGTGAAACATTTATCTATTCCCAGGTTTAAATAAGttgtttaaatttcatttataaGTTTAAGTTTCATTTGTAAGCTTAAATAAgttgttgttctttttcctcctaagcctacaaaaatgaaaacgaCGAGCATCAATCAAGCGAGGGGTCTTTGATGTGGACGAGTGATCCCGAAAACCCGAGCGAGGGCCTCTCCCTGAGCCCGAACAGGACCTGGATTTCGGTGAAGGAGCGCGGGCTCTACCTGCTCTTTGTGCAGGCCACGTTCAAGgtgaccaccaccaccaccaccaacctcATGCTGAGGGTGGACGTGCAGTACGAGGAGCGCACAGATATGTTCTCCGCCATCTTCAAAACGTACTGTGGGAGCCAGGCGTGCGTGGAGGAGCAGAGCGACGTGGTCCTCAGCAAGCCCATCCTACTGCGCATGCACCCAGGGGACAACCTGACTGTGGTGACCAGTCACAGGGAGCTGGTGGACTACACCAGATACCCCATACCAACTTTCCTCACACTCTTTAAGTACTCAGACTAGCGAGAGTTCAGTTTAACAGGGACATTAACGCCATCTCCGCACACTCTCAATGATTGCTAGTTTGTcttctgtgagtttttttttttttgtatccacTCACTAAGACTGTGATAGTTCTCTACCCTGGACTCTTTTAAAGACGataatgattgtaaaaaaaaaaaaaaaatttaaaggaTGTGTGGATAAGCTCCTCATGTCTGTTAAAAGCAGCAATCAAAATTTAGCTGAAAGGCATCAAAACACACAATGGATTCATCCATATTCACTATAGTGAAATCTTATTTTATTAGGTGTGTTTTATCCTATTGTAAGGTGGAGCCAGAACAAAAGAtaataattttaacattttaataccTTCTCAATGTGAAATGTCACCGTAATAGAAAGcttcactttcagttttatttaaaaaaaaaagactggtgACAGTTTGAGAATGTGTGACAGCTTTTGTTCCTGGCCAGGAGACTAATATTACCCTGTTATCATCCTAAATTCCAAGTGCCTGTGCTTTCAGGGTATTATGAGATAATGTGAATCACATTGTGTGAATGAAGATGGACATTTCTTGATTTTCCCCAAGTTATGGTCTCTCTATAGCTATCTCTCTATGTTCTGAGTGGGACAGTCTTTATGTGTGTCTTCAGATGCTACAGTGCTTTCTGTTAATATGAATCGCTGATGCAAGAATCCACCACAGacagtgatcaaaaacactggtACGGAACCTGTTCCTGCATTGAAACTGTGTTGAGTATTCAACCGGCACAGATCAAGCATTCTGTTTGTTAAAAGTCACGTCGTCCCAGGCCGGGAGTGATGCAAGAGGGTTGGGTCCAGGTGAAAATGCCATCCCACAGCAGCGAGGCAAAGAATGGCCAAGCCTACATGAGCAAGTACAACCTGCAGTGGCgtctcctccgcctcctccacctcctccacccagcTCACTCACTCTGTCGTCATCTCTTATGAGGTGATGGGGATGGTGTCACTGACACTCCCATTGAAGAAGCCTCCCCCTCCttcacccccacaccccccccccccaccccccccaccccccaatccctTTTAGGGCCCGCCTTTCAAAGCCGTGATCAACTGCTATCACTGTGACTGCTCAGCTGCAGGACCCTCTCTCTACCTGCTCTATTTCTGTGGAGTGCACAGCAGAGAGTAATGGGTgattacttgctgtttattttggcCCCACAAAATGGAAGGAAATGGTGGCCTTCCATTTACTGATGTACCAgtgtattattacattactgctattaccattttatatttctcaaattaagctttatgtaaattatttatttatttatatggtGCGCTTACCCAGGGCAGCTTACAAAGCTAATATGGTGTGGTACATTGATTGCATATCACGGCAGCAATGAGAGCAAAAAGAACATAAAGTACGGATACAGACCATTAAAAAACGTATGAAATGCAGTACTGAACAACGGTAACTGATGATAGTGTATGCATCGTTCCTATCAGTTATCCTTAAGTGCCACACACATTGTACTGACATAAACACAGGGCCTGACAATGACGTACAAGAGCAACATTACCTTATAATACAGTTTTTACAGAGTGCCATATAATGATTCAAAGAAGCAGCGTTATCTTGCTTATTATGTTGACATACCCATAATGCATAGCAATGTACTATTGTGCAGCTCAAGTAAGATATAATAACATGGATGTGTCACACTGAATGGAATTCAGGGAATATCAGTAAGAATGTACGTGTCAATACAGCACAATTACTGCATAGTATGTGGGACCCAGTATTTCAGCCTCGATAAACTGTAAACTGTGGAatatatagtaccagtcaaactGTGGAatatatagtaccagtcaaaagtttggacacatccGATTAAGATAACAGGCAACATGCATTGAAAGACACtctgatctaaagacttatgctcaaatgcttgaaatttgtttcttagacaaatataaatagtgaagttgatgcctgtatgtatgaatttctttccaaaaaaattatttaaattttttgtttttttgctactttgaggaatataaaatataggagttttgatttgttgaacacttttttagtcactgcataattccatttgtgttatttcatagttttgatgtctttactattattctaaaatgtggaaaattgtgaaaataaagaaaaactcttCTACGAGtagttgtgtccaaacttttgactgttacCATTAAATATAACCTAATACCCAAAACTCATTTCTCTAGATATCAAGTTACAGACATAAAAccttttgtttaattgttacatctttttttttttggcacaagAAAGCGAGGTGACATTAAATTTCCCAAATGAACAACGGAAAAACTTCTGAGCCAACAGATACGTAGAAATCGCTGAATCATAAAGCTGAGGAGACACTGCATCAGTTATCCCTGACTAGTCTGGGGGAGACTCCTCAGTGGCTCAGTGCTTAAAGCATCTGTCTGAAACACCGGCTGGGTCCTACAGGCGTGTCATCGGCCAACCATGACCAGTAGCCCACAGAACCCCCTGGCTCAACAGGTGCTTGTAGGTTAGTcatatgacatcagtgaagctCCGCCCATGCTCCATGCTCCTGTGCCAGAGCTTGAGGTGTCATGGCGGGATGAATTTAGCATACAACTGGTGAGCCTGAATTGGGATGGAAAAGAGGCAAAATGTATGaagaaaaagtattttgaaaaattaataaaagacCTCTCTCTTTCGGACACCTCTGAAAGCTGCATGCAATAGAActtgacaaaatgcaaaatgttggAAGAGGGGAAAATCACTAATTTTATTAATGTCTTCTGGACAGATTGGAGTTGTACAGCAAAGTGTGTTCTGACAAAGACAAGacaacaagacaaagaagatcATTCATTAGTTTTCAGTGTAAACAGTAAACAGGAGtggcacatttcttttttcttttttttttttgttaaataccCCCAGGACCTACAACAGAAAATGATCAATACTACATTTCAGTAATCAGAATTGGTTCAGTGAAGCAAATCACAAGAAACTAGCTCAAACCTCCACCACCAATAATTTTAAAAGTGCAGGGAATCTGTtaatgaaactgattttttttttcagaatgttgcAGGCATTCAGACATTTAGAACCAGAAATCAAATTCATGATTGCGAATGAATTGTGAAAAAGGGAAGGATCCTGTATGAATATAACATGATCATGTTAGTTATTTCCCAGTAGActgctgtttgattttttttccccacactccAGCTTACACTCTATCGTCACTGAAAGGAAATCTGACTGTATATTTCTcagaataaattaaatcatAGGTTCTGTGGGTGAATGGCAATGAGCTTAGCAGGGGTTTAAACCAGGGCCAAACCCAGAACGACCCCCTCTTTCCTCAGTCCCTtacccatccacacacacacacacacacacacacacatacacattaaagATTGGAAAGTATCGCACAGATGTCAGTAATGTGGTGAAATCTCCACCTAACCCTCTGGTATATTAGATAGACTTTCTGCCATATTGTTTACACCTATCCAGGCTTTTCAAATCTGTGAGGGGGAGTGATTTTGGGTCAGTGGGGAAGATCTTAGGGGCTGGTTCTGGAAGCCACTGCACTCTTTGAGAAATCAGAACAGGTAGTCATCTTTACTGAGATTAGGAACAGCAGTGAGGTTATCAAATAGTCTAAACCTGACATTTAAACCACAGATGAGGGCACTGCGATTGtctacctgtgtgtctgtcacctctttctttattttgcttgtttccATAGAATtgtatgcatttctgtttgcttgtttccatggaattgtatgtatgtgtttgtttgtaagcatacatacagtatacttGCTGTTCCCAGTGTCCACACTTATTGCCagaattaaattttttaaaatgtattcaccaaaaactgaaaaccttATTTGCCTTTATGATTGTACCTATCAGTACAGGCAGGAAGAGATGGCAGCCTAATACCAAGGAGTTACTGGACTTTGAAAAAGTCAGTGGGCAAGCTTCTGAGGATGTGATGTCATACAAGAAAATGAAGGAAGCAAAAGGGGTGGAATGTTGcccgcacccacacacacatacacacacatacacacccctgAGCATGTTCCTCTCTAGTGAGAGTTTCAGGCATAGAAAATTCATAATGCACTTACTGCCAACATAAATACTGGACCAACAATGAGTTCAAATATTTTACCTCATGCACCTGAAGAGTCATACCTCTTCAAGAGAGataacaaacaaatgacagGTCAAAGTCTGGCATGACCTGTGTTGTCAGTGAGATTAAAAATTGATTGACTAcgtatggctttttgcttgtgttgtactctacctcacttgtaagtcacgctggataaaagtgtctgccaaatgaataactgtaaatgtaaatgtgaatgtaaaaattCTTCCTATTCCTATTCCTGTTCCTattccaaaaaatgaaattctaatTCAGCTCCCACTTCCACACTTTGATGGCATCTGTATTGAAGGTCAATATGTCTTggaatttcagttcattatttCTTTGGCAgggttttctctgaaaatatttcaatataacTGAGTCAAAAGAAATGGTCGCTGTACATGAATATGCAATGTTGAATATAATGTTTAGATCCATCCCCTTTTTCAGACATTAAGCTTGTTTGCAAGTGATGATGATCACAACTATACTCTGTTTTATGGGATCCAACAATACCTAGTAGTAACAGTCTTGCCAGGTAAAGTGGAACGCCAAACAGCAGTTGAGGTCTTAATGAGAACGTGAGATTGACAATAGCTCCCCCTAGGGGTAATTTAAGTGTACCACACCTAAGAACAGCTGATCTATGTATTGTGGCAAAACACTAGGACGGAGGAGTTTGCAGCCTCACCCACTCCTCTGTGGTGACTAAAACATAAACTCAAACATTTCACAACAAAGCACACATCCTGATATACATTCTTAGATTAAAGCTGCCACAGAGCATGTTTAACAATGTGAGACATGGAGAACGTGAGAAAgtcagatataaaaaaaaatgccacaataAATGCCTAGAGTACACTCCCTGAATACTCCCGGACTTTTACAACCTCTCTCTTTTGGCCACTGATAATGCAGTTCCTGTTGCTGCTGGAGATGGACCAAGATTAAAAAGTGATGAGACACAAGAGGTGGAGCCTCGTTGGAGGTTGGGGGGttaaatgcattgaaatgagTGGGGAGAAAATTCTCTGGAAAATAGAAGAGCGTGAACAGTTACATTTCTGACAGAACACCTGGGAGGGCTAGGCCAAGTCAATGTTTTGATCTATGAAATCTCGTCAACACTgtattggggggaaaaaatgcattttgtgttttatgtatattaGATGCAAACTCCGCGTGGTTATGGTTCAGTTCAGTGGCTAGCTGTTTTCAGACCTGACATAGGTTCCACAATCAGGAAACACTGCTGTGCCTCTGCGCTACCCCTAATACTTACTCTGtcattcacagaaatgtattgTTATATTAAGTAATTTATAACCAGCGGTGGCACTAACACATCATAGCACATCTGCCTGAGTTAATATAGCTGACAGAAGTCTCATACATCACTGTGTGACACAGCAAAGAAGAGAAAGGATGCAACAAAAGACAGTCTGACTGGTttgtcctttcaaaaaaaaaaaaaaagaataaataaataaaccaagtgaatgcatatttcaaaatgttgtttttaggTCTTGCTTGGGGTTTTATTGTTTATCCTAGGGACTAATTTCCACTTTTATTATAGATGCAGTGGCATTGATTCCATGGGCTTAACAATGGAACTCTGTGTGCGGTGCTCAGAATGACTGATGTGCAGTCCAAATTAAAGAACTTCAGGTTGTCCTGCTTTGCTGCTCTGTTCTGAATGGTTCTTCCTATGCTACTGGAATATGAAAGAAGAGGTTAACATCACTGATTTTGACAGGTGTTTACAATGTCAAGTTTAGATCACAAGCTGAGTGAACCGACCTGTTAGAACCAAGACCGCCGTCTATAATCTATGCATCCATCGGTCACTACATCACAGAATTCGAAAGGCACGAGCCAGCGTGTCattggtctgacactgttgctcattcagcttggatggatacacttatgttctgttgtgctccAAGTCGATCgggataagaccgtctgctaaatgaatgtaatgcaataatcTGTGAGATCCAGATACTTAAACCGGATGCACTTAGACTACGTGCTTGGAATACACCTACACAGTAGCTGAGGCAGCAAACTTATCGCATACCATAGCTCACATAAAAGCAAATCTGTGCTCTGTAGGCCAATTTGATATGTGAGCACGTCTGATCCTACTGTTGACACACCACACCCTATCCCTTAAACTACACTCATGTTAAGATTTTATCATGATGTATTTGCTGAACTGGTGTCATTTTCGAGGATCTACTTAAATTGCGTCAGAACGTTTCCCGTCAATTTAgtaatttatgaataatttattcatttatacaactgtaTATTCTATTGAAATAAGCAATGTAGTTACCCTGCTCAAAGCTACAGAAACGCAATCAAAACCCTTCAAATCAAACCTAAATAACACTTGTCCTGACGCCTGATTACCATATTGTCTGCAGTGCGTTTATACCATAATTCATGACGCATCTCCTGCTTTGAATAAGACGCAAGCGGTGCACTGGAAAGGAGTCAGGCTCGACCTCTGACTTCAACAGGGTGACGGAACTGCGCAGCGGCAGGAATGACTGAGGTGTTGGCTGGGACTCGACGTTAGCGGCCACTTTCTCTTTTTGGTTTTGCCGAGGTTGCGCCCTTACATACTCACGTTACTGCAGTTGTGCAATACACTGAAACATTGTGGTATCTGGGACTTTCCGCCGTGCACTAGCAACCTAACAGACAGGGGAAAGTGGCAAACAAATTGATAGTTAATGTTTGTAGGCGGAGCATATCGCCGAACGTGGGGTGGGGGTTATGAGATGGATAAATTGGATCAATGACCGCGACATCAAACACACCAGACGAGTCAgctcattactgtcattttctgGAGCGATGCCCCTTTGCAACGAACGCGAGGCGCTGCACGTTGAAATGCCGGAGGCTGAAGCGGAGCGCGATAAGTCCGTGCTTATACTCATCAATCACTGCAAAGAGATGAGACGCCAGGAGCGCAACTCGCGGATTGTCACGGGGCTCCTACTCCTGGGAGTCGCGGCGCTTTTCATCTTCTTCCAAACTCGGAAAGACAGCTCTTCAGACCGTGAGGTATAGTAACTGGTCTCTTAAAGTAATGGCGAGTTTTATTGGAGTGAAAGAAAGTCATCTTCGTTAAAATAAACTCCCATTGCTTCATGCGAGAGCGTGGGAAAACTGAACGAGGTGTAACAGCAACACAGTTTGACTAAACAGTTCTCATATTGTTCAAGAAAAGGCACTGCGTACCTTATGcctaattattttttgtttttgacttttttttaaagcacgCCGCTAAGTATGAGGGTAagttgtgttattattattactgccgTATTAATAGTAGTAATTTTGGCAGGCGTGTTTGGTGGTATTGTGTTATCTTTGCAGATAGCCCTTAGCGAGAGGTGGTGCTGTTTACGTGGTTTCTGAAAGTTTTTCCTCCTCCCCAGACCCAATCGCCTACCAACCCGGAGCCAATCCAAGTGCTCACCTCACAGGTGTGTCTAAAATCTTACACTCCTCAAAACATTGAAAG
This genomic interval carries:
- the si:dkey-220k22.3 gene encoding uncharacterized protein si:dkey-220k22.3; the encoded protein is MVHETTVNRAQLLVTGMALAAVVLTIGMFLSKKDCGCHNSCTNRSRELNDTTMSAFFRAPVSKASMFLSAYKNENDEHQSSEGSLMWTSDPENPSEGLSLSPNRTWISVKERGLYLLFVQATFKVTTTTTTNLMLRVDVQYEERTDMFSAIFKTYCGSQACVEEQSDVVLSKPILLRMHPGDNLTVVTSHRELVDYTRYPIPTFLTLFKYSD